One Gammaproteobacteria bacterium genomic window carries:
- a CDS encoding (acyl-carrier-protein) S-malonyltransferase, which yields MDSVNNFCSNLVELLRHWATITPEALAYTFLKDGRDEGLRYTYRQLDEHARAIAVALSGARGERALLLYPPGVEFIAGFFGALYAGVIAIPAPPPDAARLKRTLPRLNAIIRDAEASLVLATGEFVDILATEMAASGEFPPMRWLATDRVDTTQAHESSGFPSIDDTTIAYLQYTSGSTSTPKGVMLTHRNIMRQSATLQRGFGYDRDSVEVTWMPYFHDYGLIDGLIQPLYNGIPCYVLSPITFLRRPERWLEAISRYRGTHTQAPNFAYEQCIQKISAAQRSTLDLSCLRETSNGAEPIRRDTVEGFITAFAGCGLRPEAVYPSYGLAEATLLVVTKPHRTLPRYCHVDATALEQNRIVVVDPRRTDKNYRSIVSCGMPAPGVEVVIADPTTTCALPDGEVGEIWVSGDSIGAGYWRRPEESETTFRARLVDQPERGPFLRTGDLGFMLDGELYITGRQKDLIIVAGVNHYPQDIEWTVQTLDTAFRRDHCAAFSIDVDGEERLVVVAEMENQLDDWSLLLNAVRRAISETHELELYGLQLLRKGEVLKTSSGKLQRRGCRDAYLNHRFEAFFRWQRGEFAPALASAKIEAWSERKDPQTIENWIITQLARQLDLPPTIIKLTTPFAEYGLSSRGAVTFVGELEQWLGTEELPATLLWEYSTVATLRDHLSASPAAKKEPAGEVALDAHEPLAIIGMACRVPGANNPDEFWELLATGRDAIDKVPPTRWPAEKFYAPQAGTPGHINNRHGGFLDVVDQFDAAFFGIAPPEATVMDPQQRLLLELTWEALEAANINPRQLAGSDTGVFIGISTDDYSERQFADRDRISPYAGPGKALSIAANRISYQFDLHGPSMAIDTACSSSLVALHQAALALRGGDCTLALVGGVNLLLSPNMSIALSQAGMLSPDGRCKAFDASANGYVRGEGGGIVVLKRLSDARRDGDAILALLRGSAVNQDGRSNGLTAPNGLAQQAVIRRALQDAGVDASAIRVVEAHGTGTALGDPIEVRSLQVVLGSGRSAEQSCLIGSVKSNIGHLEAAAGIAGLIKLILSIRQSQVPQTVHFKTLNPMITLQGTPFAVADRLQPWPAGERLASISSFGFGGTNAHAILSAPIPSPLSSTEKSSNPDHHLLLISAHTPTALYTLAERYLAHLRQLPAGACAACCYSAATGRAALTQRLALVGTNHTFLESALEAFVARREDAAPMVSVPNQPSKIAWLFTGQGSQYSGMGKIFYQDDPTFRAEIDRCNRVLEPLLGMPLGELLWDERHAALLDNTRYTQPALFALEVALARMLLRWGIRPDAIMGHSVGEYSAACVAGLFSLEDGLRLIAARGRLVEELGGSGGMAAVIADEATVRAALIGIDAVELATLNGPAGQVISGSHAALEVATAQLIAAGLEVRPLKVSHPFHSAGMEPVRAPFAAVARTIRFQPPQIPLVSNLTADFTGQQMAHADYWINHLRQPVRFGASVERLLAAGYDTFLEIGPKPTLIGMARHLDDAARCLWLPTLRAGEPEWQRLLTTLGRLWQRDVAIDWSTFYGAHRYPRIDLPYYPFERKRFWLDESLPTRTTNVAVINLPGEMIRSPFLSGTLFQARFSLERLPFYGEHRVFGEIVVPAAGHLSLLLEAALALNGEPACQLANLIFPQPLILPADGERWVQLFVENGTGARPFQLISRVADAAFETHASGSLDHAALTPLLPATTLTAVQATLQPNGYVDNFYTSIWQPHIELGPSFRCIETFVRHGDEALARLRMPIKHDNLQLYPGLFDSALQVLATLVTLDANEAMIPFSIERMAYHGYGDRRPQHFWSHITLRTSDDPAMAIADARLWTKLDDGDHILVAELMGFRARRVQRESLLRELRRGYQDHLYQLDWRPYSVTAMTPNTGRWLLFNDHTGRAAALAVRQCHTVIEVSRAEQIAMHPTVNGVLFGAGLDLVGIPDMTALEPVLTLLLAVIGQLADHPLPLVILTAGGQTLLDRAGEPLQAALWALGRVTRRELPALQCRLIDLESTTERDAALPQLLQGDHPVELAWRDGRLYQPFLLSYHLTPAASVAPIRADRSYLVTGGLGELGLILAEWLVSQGAGAVTLLGRRAPNAAQQSRVEILRASAAIRVIKGDVTDGPRLAALWPDLVAGSLPLAGIFHLAGVLDDGPLQQQSWERFVPVLAPKINGTWHLHQLSQTLALDHFIAFSSITPLVGSAGQGNYAFANAYLDGLMAQRRAVGLPGLALNWGPWRGGMAADLTRRFTEWGLEMIDPARALTTLAALLAAQLPAQLAIFPVDWGRFIHRGGTNQLYNHLQPSTTTEAITQRWADIVAAAETSQRWILLEQRLRETIAATIGLSDGNALAARKRLFEIGLDSLGAVELRNRLATMLGQDLRSTLLFDYPTLEALLGHIGNDVLGWQRLDVAAAKVTTQATQLELDSLSDDALAAMLAAELGNL from the coding sequence ACCCAAGCGCATGAATCGTCAGGTTTCCCGTCCATTGACGACACCACAATCGCCTATCTGCAATACACCTCCGGTTCGACTTCAACCCCCAAGGGAGTGATGCTGACTCACCGCAATATCATGCGTCAGAGCGCAACGCTGCAACGGGGCTTTGGCTATGACCGTGACTCGGTGGAAGTAACCTGGATGCCCTATTTCCATGACTACGGATTGATCGATGGGCTGATTCAGCCGCTCTACAACGGCATCCCCTGTTATGTATTGTCGCCGATTACCTTTTTGCGGCGTCCTGAACGCTGGCTGGAGGCCATTTCCCGCTATCGTGGCACCCATACCCAAGCGCCCAATTTTGCCTACGAACAATGCATTCAGAAGATTAGCGCCGCGCAGCGGTCCACCCTTGATCTGAGTTGTCTGCGTGAGACTAGCAATGGTGCTGAACCGATCCGCCGCGATACCGTCGAAGGATTCATTACCGCCTTTGCCGGGTGTGGCTTGCGTCCCGAGGCGGTGTATCCCAGTTATGGTCTCGCCGAGGCGACCTTGCTAGTAGTGACCAAGCCCCATCGGACGCTGCCGCGTTATTGCCATGTCGATGCCACGGCATTGGAGCAAAATCGAATCGTAGTGGTCGATCCTCGACGGACGGATAAAAATTATCGATCCATCGTCAGTTGTGGGATGCCTGCGCCAGGAGTGGAAGTGGTCATTGCTGATCCAACAACGACTTGTGCCTTGCCTGATGGCGAAGTCGGCGAGATCTGGGTGAGTGGTGACAGCATTGGCGCTGGCTACTGGCGGCGCCCGGAAGAAAGTGAAACGACCTTCCGCGCACGGCTTGTCGATCAGCCCGAGCGCGGACCGTTTTTACGCACCGGCGATCTTGGTTTCATGCTGGATGGCGAACTCTATATAACTGGCCGTCAAAAGGATTTAATCATCGTCGCGGGTGTAAACCATTACCCCCAGGATATCGAATGGACGGTGCAGACCCTCGATACCGCTTTTCGGCGTGACCACTGCGCAGCTTTCTCGATTGATGTCGATGGCGAGGAACGCCTGGTGGTGGTGGCTGAGATGGAAAACCAGCTTGATGACTGGTCGTTGCTGTTAAACGCGGTGCGCCGTGCCATTTCAGAGACTCATGAGCTGGAACTGTATGGATTGCAGTTGTTGAGAAAAGGCGAGGTGCTCAAGACTTCAAGCGGTAAATTGCAACGGCGTGGCTGCCGCGATGCCTATCTCAATCATCGTTTTGAGGCGTTCTTTCGTTGGCAACGCGGTGAATTCGCCCCCGCTCTTGCTTCTGCCAAGATAGAGGCGTGGAGTGAGAGAAAAGATCCTCAAACGATTGAAAACTGGATTATCACTCAGCTTGCCCGTCAGCTTGACCTACCGCCCACGATCATCAAGCTCACCACGCCCTTTGCTGAATATGGCCTCTCTTCGCGTGGTGCAGTGACTTTCGTTGGTGAGTTGGAGCAATGGCTGGGCACGGAGGAATTACCCGCGACGCTGCTCTGGGAATATTCCACGGTGGCTACGTTGCGCGACCATCTCTCCGCGTCTCCCGCAGCCAAAAAAGAACCAGCGGGCGAAGTTGCTCTGGATGCCCATGAACCACTGGCGATTATCGGTATGGCCTGCCGGGTACCAGGAGCCAACAATCCCGATGAATTCTGGGAATTGCTTGCCACTGGACGCGACGCCATCGATAAAGTACCACCCACGCGCTGGCCAGCCGAAAAATTTTATGCTCCGCAGGCCGGTACGCCGGGCCATATCAATAACCGTCATGGCGGTTTTCTCGATGTCGTGGATCAATTCGACGCTGCCTTTTTTGGAATCGCGCCGCCAGAAGCAACGGTGATGGATCCGCAACAACGGTTACTACTGGAGCTGACCTGGGAGGCACTGGAAGCAGCGAACATCAATCCACGACAACTGGCTGGCAGTGATACGGGTGTTTTTATCGGTATCAGTACAGACGACTACAGCGAGCGGCAGTTTGCCGACCGTGACCGTATCAGCCCTTATGCCGGACCTGGCAAGGCGCTGTCGATTGCCGCCAATCGAATTTCCTATCAATTTGATTTACATGGCCCAAGCATGGCGATTGACACCGCCTGCTCGTCGTCGCTAGTTGCGCTGCATCAAGCGGCGCTGGCGCTGCGGGGTGGCGACTGCACGCTGGCGCTGGTAGGTGGTGTCAATCTATTGCTGTCACCCAATATGAGCATTGCGCTTTCACAAGCTGGAATGCTGTCACCCGATGGCCGTTGTAAAGCCTTCGATGCGAGCGCCAATGGCTACGTGCGCGGCGAGGGCGGCGGCATAGTGGTGCTGAAGCGACTTAGTGACGCACGGCGCGACGGAGATGCCATCCTGGCGTTACTGCGCGGTAGTGCGGTCAATCAGGATGGACGGAGTAACGGCTTGACCGCGCCCAATGGTCTCGCGCAGCAGGCGGTGATTCGCCGTGCGCTTCAGGATGCGGGCGTGGACGCCAGCGCGATTCGTGTTGTCGAAGCGCATGGTACTGGCACGGCGCTTGGCGATCCGATTGAGGTCCGTTCCCTGCAAGTGGTATTGGGTAGCGGACGCAGTGCCGAACAATCCTGTCTAATCGGCTCGGTAAAAAGCAATATCGGTCATTTAGAGGCAGCGGCCGGGATCGCAGGCTTGATCAAGCTGATACTCAGTATCCGTCAGAGTCAAGTGCCGCAGACTGTGCATTTCAAAACCCTGAATCCGATGATCACGCTGCAAGGAACGCCGTTTGCTGTTGCGGATCGACTGCAACCCTGGCCAGCAGGAGAACGATTGGCGTCGATTAGTTCGTTTGGTTTTGGCGGCACCAATGCTCATGCCATTCTATCGGCACCAATTCCTTCACCATTGTCCTCCACAGAAAAAAGCTCCAACCCCGATCATCATTTGCTGCTGATCTCGGCTCATACGCCAACCGCGCTATATACCCTCGCCGAACGTTATTTGGCACACCTGCGGCAACTGCCAGCGGGTGCCTGTGCTGCTTGCTGTTACAGCGCCGCGACCGGACGCGCCGCCCTCACCCAGCGTTTAGCCCTGGTCGGCACCAATCACACTTTTTTGGAATCCGCTTTAGAAGCATTCGTGGCACGACGTGAGGACGCCGCGCCGATGGTGAGCGTTCCCAATCAACCATCGAAAATCGCTTGGCTGTTTACTGGTCAGGGTTCCCAATACAGCGGCATGGGGAAAATTTTTTACCAGGATGATCCGACCTTTCGTGCTGAAATTGATCGTTGTAATCGGGTGCTGGAGCCGCTGCTCGGGATGCCGCTTGGTGAACTGTTGTGGGACGAGCGCCACGCCGCCCTGCTGGATAACACTCGTTACACCCAGCCGGCGCTGTTCGCGCTGGAAGTGGCGCTCGCGCGTATGTTGTTGCGTTGGGGGATTCGCCCCGATGCCATAATGGGGCACAGTGTCGGCGAGTATTCCGCTGCCTGCGTTGCTGGTTTGTTCTCATTGGAAGATGGATTACGCCTAATCGCTGCTCGTGGACGACTCGTGGAGGAGTTGGGCGGCTCCGGGGGTATGGCGGCGGTCATCGCCGATGAAGCAACGGTGCGTGCCGCACTGATCGGAATTGACGCAGTTGAACTAGCAACCCTCAATGGTCCCGCCGGTCAGGTCATTTCCGGTAGCCACGCGGCGCTGGAAGTTGCGACTGCCCAGCTTATCGCCGCTGGTCTTGAAGTGCGGCCCCTGAAGGTTTCACATCCATTTCACTCTGCAGGTATGGAGCCAGTGCGGGCACCCTTTGCCGCAGTAGCGCGCACGATTCGTTTTCAGCCACCGCAAATTCCTTTGGTATCTAACCTGACCGCCGATTTTACCGGTCAGCAAATGGCCCACGCTGACTACTGGATAAACCATCTCCGCCAGCCAGTGCGTTTTGGTGCCAGTGTCGAGCGATTGCTCGCGGCGGGCTATGACACTTTTCTGGAGATTGGCCCGAAACCGACCTTGATCGGCATGGCGCGGCACCTTGATGACGCCGCGCGTTGTCTGTGGCTGCCGACTTTGCGTGCGGGCGAACCTGAATGGCAGCGACTGCTCACGACTCTAGGCCGACTCTGGCAGCGCGACGTAGCCATTGATTGGTCAACCTTTTACGGCGCGCACCGCTACCCACGCATTGACCTCCCTTATTATCCCTTTGAACGGAAACGTTTCTGGCTTGATGAATCGTTGCCAACCCGCACTACGAACGTTGCGGTGATTAATCTGCCAGGAGAAATGATCCGATCACCGTTTCTGTCTGGTACTTTATTCCAAGCCCGCTTTAGTCTCGAACGGTTGCCGTTTTATGGCGAACATCGGGTATTTGGCGAGATAGTAGTGCCCGCCGCTGGCCATCTTTCATTGTTGCTTGAAGCTGCTCTTGCCCTGAATGGTGAACCGGCCTGCCAGCTTGCAAACTTGATCTTTCCCCAGCCGCTCATCCTGCCTGCCGATGGTGAACGGTGGGTGCAATTATTCGTCGAAAATGGAACAGGTGCGCGCCCATTCCAGCTTATCTCCCGTGTTGCCGACGCGGCCTTTGAGACCCATGCCAGCGGCTCGCTCGATCATGCCGCCCTCACACCGCTGCTGCCCGCAACGACGCTGACCGCCGTGCAGGCCACGCTGCAACCTAATGGTTACGTGGATAATTTTTATACATCAATTTGGCAGCCCCATATTGAATTGGGACCATCCTTTCGCTGTATCGAAACTTTTGTCCGTCACGGTGATGAAGCACTGGCGCGGTTGCGAATGCCGATTAAGCACGACAATTTACAGCTTTATCCAGGCTTGTTTGATTCAGCGTTGCAAGTTTTGGCGACGTTAGTGACTCTTGATGCCAACGAAGCGATGATTCCATTCAGCATTGAACGGATGGCCTACCATGGCTACGGCGACCGGCGACCCCAACACTTCTGGAGCCACATCACACTGCGTACTAGCGATGATCCAGCCATGGCAATCGCCGACGCACGGTTATGGACGAAACTGGACGATGGCGACCATATTCTTGTCGCCGAATTGATGGGTTTTCGGGCGCGGCGGGTACAGCGGGAATCGCTGCTGCGCGAGCTGCGGCGCGGTTATCAGGATCACCTGTATCAGCTTGACTGGCGGCCTTATTCGGTAACTGCCATGACACCGAATACCGGACGATGGCTGCTGTTCAACGACCATACTGGCCGTGCCGCAGCCCTGGCAGTGCGACAATGCCACACGGTTATCGAGGTGAGCCGTGCAGAACAGATCGCCATGCACCCTACCGTGAATGGGGTGCTGTTTGGCGCGGGGCTTGATCTGGTAGGCATTCCCGATATGACGGCGCTTGAACCGGTGCTGACTCTGTTGCTGGCAGTCATCGGGCAACTCGCTGATCATCCCTTACCCCTGGTGATCCTTACCGCTGGTGGCCAGACGCTCCTAGATCGCGCTGGTGAACCACTGCAAGCCGCGCTGTGGGCGCTTGGGCGGGTGACGCGACGCGAGCTGCCTGCGTTGCAATGCCGACTCATCGACTTGGAATCGACCACTGAGCGCGATGCGGCACTGCCGCAGCTATTACAGGGCGATCATCCCGTGGAGCTGGCGTGGCGCGATGGCCGTCTGTATCAGCCGTTTCTCCTGTCTTACCATCTGACACCAGCGGCATCCGTAGCACCGATTCGCGCTGATCGCAGTTACCTGGTCACCGGCGGACTTGGTGAGTTGGGATTGATACTCGCTGAGTGGCTTGTCAGCCAAGGTGCTGGTGCGGTAACCCTGCTGGGACGTCGAGCACCAAATGCCGCGCAACAGTCCCGTGTTGAGATTCTGCGCGCAAGCGCCGCAATCCGCGTGATTAAAGGCGATGTTACCGATGGCCCGCGTCTGGCGGCGCTCTGGCCTGATCTCGTTGCTGGATCATTGCCACTAGCGGGGATCTTCCATCTCGCGGGCGTACTTGATGATGGGCCGCTCCAGCAGCAATCCTGGGAACGTTTCGTACCTGTTCTGGCACCGAAAATCAACGGCACCTGGCATCTGCACCAACTCAGCCAAACACTGGCGCTTGATCACTTCATCGCATTTTCCTCAATCACGCCACTGGTCGGGTCTGCCGGACAAGGCAACTATGCCTTCGCCAATGCTTATCTGGATGGGCTGATGGCACAACGCCGCGCTGTTGGGCTGCCGGGCCTGGCGTTGAACTGGGGACCGTGGCGCGGGGGCATGGCCGCCGATCTAACTCGGCGCTTTACCGAATGGGGGCTGGAAATGATTGATCCAGCACGGGCGTTGACTACCCTCGCGGCACTGCTCGCGGCGCAGTTGCCGGCGCAACTGGCGATATTTCCGGTGGATTGGGGACGTTTTATCCATCGTGGTGGCACCAACCAGCTTTATAATCATCTTCAGCCATCTACCACCACTGAAGCCATTACCCAACGTTGGGCCGACATCGTGGCAGCAGCAGAGACATCGCAACGTTGGATACTGCTGGAGCAACGCTTGCGCGAGACGATTGCCGCCACTATTGGACTCAGTGACGGTAACGCATTGGCGGCGCGTAAACGGTTGTTTGAAATCGGGCTTGATTCGCTCGGCGCAGTGGAGCTAAGAAATCGACTGGCAACCATGCTGGGTCAGGATCTGCGTTCCACACTGCTCTTTGACTATCCGACCCTGGAAGCGTTGCTTGGCCACATCGGCAATGATGTCCTGGGCTGGCAACGTCTTGATGTTGCCGCAGCAAAAGTCACGACCCAAGCCACGCAACTGGAGTTGGATTCGCTTTCCGACGATGCGTTAGCGGCTATGCTGGCGGCAGAATTAGGCAATTTGTAA
- the nadA gene encoding Quinolinate synthase A, which translates to MTNAILFDQYARLDNHTCEERIIAAKRTLGPELIILSHHYQRDEVFRHADFSGDSLKLSRRAATSQARNIVFCGVHFMAEVADILSRPDQVSILPDLTAGCSMADMANLVKVEQVWRELSTLMDDPNETVTPVTYINSSADLKAFCGRHGGIVCTSSNARSILDWAFSRREKVLFFPDQHLGRNTGYAMGIPLAKMVVWDPDLPLGGLTELMIREARILLWKGFCSVHQVFQPEHIDAFRIRFPDIKVISHPECSFEVCQKSDSVGSTEYIIRAILDSAPGSRWLVGTEFNLVNRLHEQCLTQEKHVHFMSPTICFCSTMFRIDPQHLLWTLENLVAGQIVNRIQVPTPVADQARQALNLMLEISAS; encoded by the coding sequence ATGACTAACGCCATTTTATTTGATCAGTACGCCAGGCTCGATAACCACACCTGCGAGGAACGCATCATAGCTGCCAAGCGCACCCTTGGACCAGAATTAATCATTTTAAGCCATCATTATCAGCGTGACGAAGTTTTTCGCCATGCCGATTTTTCCGGTGATTCCCTTAAACTTTCGCGGCGGGCGGCTACTTCTCAAGCACGTAATATTGTTTTTTGTGGCGTGCATTTCATGGCAGAGGTTGCTGACATTCTTTCTCGTCCAGATCAAGTATCCATTCTTCCCGACCTCACTGCTGGTTGTTCAATGGCGGATATGGCTAATTTAGTCAAGGTTGAACAGGTCTGGAGGGAATTATCCACGCTTATGGATGATCCGAATGAAACGGTGACGCCGGTTACTTATATTAATTCCAGCGCCGACCTAAAGGCTTTTTGTGGGCGCCACGGCGGAATTGTTTGTACTTCCAGTAATGCACGTTCGATCCTGGATTGGGCTTTTTCTCGGCGGGAAAAGGTATTATTTTTTCCTGACCAACACCTGGGCCGCAATACTGGATACGCAATGGGTATCCCACTGGCGAAAATGGTGGTATGGGATCCTGACCTACCTCTAGGAGGCTTGACTGAACTTATGATACGTGAGGCTCGAATTCTGTTATGGAAGGGTTTCTGTTCCGTCCATCAAGTATTTCAGCCGGAGCATATCGATGCCTTTCGGATACGCTTTCCTGACATCAAAGTGATTTCTCACCCGGAATGTTCCTTTGAAGTTTGCCAAAAATCCGACTCCGTGGGTTCGACAGAGTACATCATTCGCGCCATCCTCGATTCCGCTCCCGGTAGCCGCTGGTTGGTAGGTACTGAATTCAATTTGGTTAACCGTCTCCACGAGCAATGCCTGACGCAAGAGAAACATGTCCATTTCATGTCTCCGACCATCTGCTTTTGCTCGACCATGTTTCGTATCGATCCTCAACATCTGCTCTGGACTTTGGAAAATTTGGTCGCGGGACAAATAGTCAATCGTATCCAAGTACCAACGCCAGTGGCGGATCAAGCGCGACAAGCATTAAATTTGATGTTGGAAATTTCTGCTTCCTAA
- a CDS encoding SWIM-type domain-containing protein, whose amino-acid sequence MKNNNSTLAFLLTIEAMLHLAGQKYFTRGQGYFSGGNVRSIIVDEESITAKVFGSREYRIQLTAKNGKLDYSCTCPIGNDGDFCKHCVAVGLEWLNSQIENKNFPSKGKVNAKATTQDVRIYLSTLDKAELVEMLMSQAKENELFYNRLLLRAEKNRENFLNLNIWRQAIDKSVYLSDFLDYCENDDYIKKIDNVIDSINDLLNDGHARETIELTEYALLAVEKAIERIDDSEGGMGFLLNRLQEIHLHACEQAQPNPEELAKRLFDGEMASNYDVFYRAIDNYAHVLGEIGISIYHQLAKAEWGRVPALIPGQGRGNSQYSGNRFKITSIMETIAKKSGDIEQMVDILRRDLSNQYQFLKIAEFYQQAGKRDAALNWAEQGWKSFSGARRDTRLREFLVNAYHDLKRHDEAMALAWESFSEQINIESYQKLRQHANRANQGDFWRKKALSLVRNRIQSGINGKQTNIYSVQKFSDHSVLVEIFLWEDEIDQAWKEAQAGGCSQGLWLNLAVRREKNHPEDSLKIYKDQIESNINLTHDQAYQTAITLLRKVEKLQSIVGRSEEFRNQIEALRIKFKRKRNFIKLLDKESWS is encoded by the coding sequence ATGAAAAATAATAACTCAACGCTAGCCTTCCTTTTAACGATAGAAGCTATGCTCCATCTTGCCGGTCAAAAATACTTCACACGCGGGCAAGGATATTTTTCCGGGGGAAATGTCCGTTCCATTATCGTAGATGAGGAAAGTATCACCGCCAAGGTTTTTGGTTCTCGAGAGTACCGAATACAATTGACTGCGAAAAATGGAAAGCTGGATTATTCTTGTACCTGTCCGATTGGGAATGATGGTGATTTCTGTAAGCATTGCGTTGCAGTTGGGCTAGAGTGGTTAAATTCTCAAATAGAAAATAAAAATTTTCCATCAAAAGGAAAGGTCAATGCTAAAGCCACTACCCAAGATGTGCGTATTTATCTTTCTACTCTGGATAAAGCCGAATTAGTCGAGATGCTCATGTCGCAAGCCAAGGAAAATGAGCTTTTTTATAATAGATTGCTTCTGCGCGCTGAGAAAAATCGAGAAAATTTTTTGAATTTGAATATTTGGCGTCAAGCAATCGATAAATCAGTATATTTGAGTGATTTTTTGGATTATTGCGAAAACGATGATTATATTAAAAAAATTGACAACGTAATTGATTCTATTAACGATCTTTTGAACGATGGTCATGCCAGGGAAACCATCGAATTGACGGAATACGCGCTGCTTGCCGTGGAAAAAGCCATTGAACGAATTGACGATTCTGAAGGCGGAATGGGATTTTTATTAAACCGACTTCAGGAAATTCATTTACATGCGTGCGAGCAAGCGCAACCGAACCCCGAAGAATTAGCGAAACGTTTGTTCGATGGAGAAATGGCTAGTAATTATGATGTCTTTTACAGAGCAATAGATAACTATGCACATGTATTAGGTGAAATAGGAATTTCTATTTATCATCAATTAGCAAAAGCGGAATGGGGCAGGGTTCCCGCACTGATACCAGGTCAGGGTAGGGGAAATAGTCAATATAGTGGTAATCGATTCAAAATTACCAGCATCATGGAAACCATCGCTAAAAAAAGTGGTGATATAGAACAAATGGTGGACATTCTGCGACGTGATCTCTCTAATCAATATCAATTCCTTAAAATAGCTGAGTTTTATCAACAAGCTGGAAAAAGAGACGCTGCCCTGAATTGGGCAGAACAAGGGTGGAAGAGTTTTTCTGGCGCGCGACGTGATACCAGATTACGAGAATTTTTGGTGAATGCCTATCACGACCTGAAACGTCACGATGAAGCAATGGCTCTTGCTTGGGAAAGCTTTTCCGAACAGATTAATATCGAGAGTTACCAAAAATTGAGACAGCACGCGAATCGTGCCAACCAAGGAGATTTTTGGCGAAAAAAGGCTCTTAGCCTTGTCCGCAATCGAATACAATCTGGAATCAATGGAAAGCAAACTAATATTTATTCTGTTCAAAAATTTTCTGACCATTCTGTATTGGTCGAAATTTTTCTCTGGGAGGACGAAATAGATCAAGCGTGGAAAGAAGCTCAAGCAGGTGGTTGCTCTCAAGGGCTTTGGCTGAATCTGGCAGTACGAAGGGAAAAAAACCACCCAGAGGATTCATTGAAAATTTACAAGGATCAAATTGAATCTAACATAAATCTGACTCATGATCAGGCTTATCAAACAGCGATTACCCTTCTTCGGAAAGTTGAAAAACTACAATCAATTGTTGGTAGGTCTGAAGAATTCAGAAATCAAATAGAGGCATTACGAATAAAATTCAAGCGTAAGCGTAATTTTATAAAATTATTAGACAAGGAAAGCTGGTCGTGA
- the pyrC gene encoding Dihydroorotase-like protein: MSYVKRIRIRGGRVIDPSQGLDSILDVCLADKRIVALGEALDFVADEVIDATSLVVCPGLVDLRVHLREPGQEHKATIASETMAAAASGITTVCVPPDTVPPIDTPAVAELIKIRADQSGKTRVLTLGALTKGLAGEQITEMAALKKAGCVGVNNGLRPINNTLILRRAMEYAATFGLTVFLHPQDSWLSNGGRTHEGIIADWLGLPGIPVAAETIAVARALVLAEQDGVRVHFTLLSAARSVDMVAEAQARGLPITADVAIHQLYLTELDIADFNAQCHVMPPFRSMRDRDSLRAACASGVVSAICSDHQPHDPDAKLAPFCETEPGISGLETLLPLGLRLVNDGILDLSTLIARLSWQPARILGQPYGTLQPEARADVCIFDPNRHWTLDSTRLISRGHNTPFHGWKLRGRVIHTIMEGKRVFDYPESP, from the coding sequence GTGTCTTACGTCAAACGTATCCGAATTCGTGGCGGACGGGTCATTGATCCTTCTCAGGGATTGGACTCAATTCTTGATGTCTGTCTTGCCGACAAACGCATTGTGGCATTGGGCGAAGCCCTGGATTTCGTAGCCGATGAAGTGATCGACGCTACCAGCTTGGTGGTTTGTCCAGGGCTGGTGGATCTCCGTGTGCATCTTCGTGAACCAGGTCAAGAGCATAAAGCCACCATCGCTAGCGAGACCATGGCAGCGGCGGCGAGTGGGATTACTACGGTATGCGTTCCTCCCGACACAGTTCCGCCTATTGATACGCCGGCGGTGGCTGAACTCATCAAGATCCGCGCGGATCAATCTGGCAAGACGCGGGTGCTTACTCTCGGTGCGCTGACCAAAGGTCTGGCGGGTGAACAAATCACCGAGATGGCGGCGCTCAAGAAGGCCGGTTGTGTAGGAGTGAATAATGGCTTACGACCGATCAATAACACGCTGATCCTGCGTCGGGCAATGGAATATGCAGCTACCTTCGGCCTCACCGTGTTTTTGCATCCGCAGGATTCATGGCTTTCTAATGGTGGACGCACGCATGAGGGAATAATTGCCGATTGGCTGGGCTTACCAGGGATCCCGGTGGCAGCGGAAACCATCGCGGTGGCCCGCGCTTTGGTCCTGGCCGAACAAGATGGCGTTCGGGTCCACTTTACCCTACTTTCGGCAGCGCGCTCGGTGGATATGGTGGCCGAGGCCCAGGCGCGGGGATTGCCAATTACCGCCGACGTGGCCATCCATCAACTCTATCTGACGGAGCTGGACATTGCTGATTTCAATGCCCAGTGCCACGTCATGCCGCCGTTCCGTAGTATGCGCGACCGCGATAGCCTACGTGCAGCGTGCGCAAGCGGGGTGGTTTCGGCCATTTGTTCCGACCATCAACCTCACGATCCTGACGCTAAACTCGCTCCTTTTTGCGAGACCGAACCTGGCATCTCTGGTTTGGAGACGTTGTTGCCGCTGGGATTACGCCTAGTCAATGACGGCATCCTTGATTTGTCCACGCTCATCGCACGCCTTTCTTGGCAACCAGCGCGCATCCTTGGCCAACCTTATGGCACACTTCAGCCTGAAGCACGCGCTGACGTGTGTATATTTGATCCTAACCGCCATTGGACGCTAGATTCCACACGGCTGATCAGTCGTGGCCACAACACCCCTTTCCACGGCTGGAAACTACGGGGACGGGTGATACATACCATCATGGAAGGGAAGCGAGTATTCGATTATCCCGAATCACCATAG